In uncultured Methanobacterium sp., a genomic segment contains:
- the ribB gene encoding 3,4-dihydroxy-2-butanone-4-phosphate synthase, whose product MIKKAIESFKKGEIVLIFDSDNRERETDMIMAAEFMTPQHMTTIRNDAGGLFCVPISSEISDNLGIPYMTDLMEAASAEYPVLAELTPNDIPYDEKSAFSITVNHRKTFTGITDNDRACTIKELGLLCKNGNFQDFGKYFRAPGHVTLLRATKDHVLKRKGHTEMSIALAEMAGITPVAVCCEMMDDETGGSMNTNKVGEYAKKNDLVFLSGAELIEAYHEFKCI is encoded by the coding sequence ATGATAAAAAAAGCCATAGAATCATTCAAAAAGGGAGAAATAGTTTTAATATTTGACAGTGACAACCGGGAGAGGGAAACCGATATGATCATGGCTGCGGAGTTTATGACACCCCAGCACATGACCACCATAAGAAATGATGCAGGTGGTCTTTTCTGTGTCCCAATCTCATCTGAAATCTCCGATAATCTGGGAATTCCATATATGACCGATTTAATGGAGGCAGCCAGTGCAGAATACCCTGTTCTGGCAGAATTAACCCCCAATGACATACCCTACGATGAAAAATCAGCCTTTTCCATAACTGTGAACCACAGGAAAACCTTCACCGGTATCACCGACAACGATCGGGCCTGCACCATCAAAGAACTGGGACTACTGTGTAAAAATGGAAACTTCCAGGATTTCGGTAAATACTTCCGTGCCCCGGGACATGTAACTCTTCTCAGAGCCACCAAAGACCATGTTTTAAAAAGAAAAGGCCACACTGAAATGAGCATTGCCCTGGCGGAAATGGCTGGAATAACACCTGTAGCGGTCTGCTGCGAAATGATGGATGATGAAACCGGCGGTTCAATGAATACCAACAAAGTGGGCGAGTATGCCAAAAAGAATGATCTGGTGTTTTTAAGTGGAGCAGAGTTAATAGAAGCTTACCATGAGTTTAAATGTATTTAA
- a CDS encoding AAA family ATPase codes for MKKIGILYVKGALPNFESFGKLPTHILKDNGLINGKKAHQVLDGLIIPGGSIMESESITPEVASVIKKMDNQGKFILGMCSGFQVLSHKTDIGRKSPCPVERDGLGILDVTFHPLIGTDRVQAEITDESFLTSGMVSETINGFHCHTYGDIRGDAHPVLFSQVKRTDYSDNPRKILAGVRNDEGNVVGTMIHGSLDENPALTGNILQFMDADEEEIHLIHQGNQELLKKIKGEIGIGFDIYADYHLPSDTGGDGKISPNNQETDELPPFLMIASTGSDSGKTFLTTGMVGALRRKGYRVGVLKVGPDTRDIVPSLYLNKEPMVKFSSIKIGGLGWKNLEEIINELKGQPYDLILIEGVMSVFTGLLNEKTPFSAAEIARAGNIPTIMVSGCNKGGIETAALDLVSHIQMLQKLGIKTTGAILNKVYHDKIAENASNYIKKTTGLDWVASVPKAQLAVRGGTPEVELKLEDFCLKAMETVEKYVSVDEILKMAQKPQFTGYCSYEDILAIYLS; via the coding sequence ATGAAAAAAATAGGCATCCTGTACGTTAAAGGGGCACTACCCAATTTTGAGAGCTTCGGAAAACTCCCTACCCATATATTAAAGGATAATGGTTTGATAAACGGGAAAAAAGCACACCAGGTCTTGGATGGTCTCATAATTCCTGGGGGGAGTATCATGGAATCAGAGAGCATCACCCCTGAAGTGGCCAGTGTTATTAAAAAAATGGACAATCAGGGTAAGTTCATACTGGGAATGTGCTCAGGATTCCAGGTTCTCTCCCATAAAACCGATATAGGCCGTAAATCTCCCTGTCCAGTGGAACGTGATGGACTGGGAATACTGGATGTTACCTTCCACCCCCTCATTGGAACAGACCGGGTTCAAGCTGAAATAACAGATGAATCTTTCCTCACCTCTGGAATGGTGAGTGAAACAATCAACGGTTTCCACTGCCACACCTATGGTGATATAAGGGGAGATGCACATCCTGTACTTTTTTCACAGGTTAAAAGAACGGATTATTCGGATAATCCTCGTAAAATACTGGCCGGGGTGCGTAATGATGAGGGAAATGTTGTGGGAACCATGATTCATGGTTCTCTGGATGAAAATCCCGCTCTGACAGGCAACATTCTCCAGTTCATGGATGCCGATGAAGAAGAGATCCACCTGATCCATCAGGGCAACCAGGAGCTCTTGAAGAAGATTAAGGGTGAAATAGGGATCGGATTTGACATTTACGCAGATTACCACCTACCTTCTGATACAGGGGGTGATGGTAAAATCTCCCCTAATAATCAGGAAACAGATGAACTGCCTCCATTTCTCATGATAGCCAGCACAGGCTCTGATTCTGGAAAAACATTCCTCACCACCGGTATGGTAGGGGCTCTTAGGAGGAAAGGATACAGGGTGGGAGTTTTAAAGGTTGGCCCGGATACCAGGGACATTGTACCATCTTTGTACTTGAACAAAGAGCCAATGGTGAAGTTCTCATCTATCAAAATAGGTGGTCTAGGCTGGAAGAACTTAGAAGAAATCATTAACGAATTAAAAGGCCAACCATACGATCTGATCCTGATCGAGGGAGTGATGAGTGTTTTCACAGGTTTGTTAAACGAAAAAACACCATTCTCAGCAGCAGAAATAGCCAGGGCGGGTAACATACCCACCATCATGGTATCTGGATGTAACAAGGGTGGTATTGAAACGGCAGCACTGGATCTGGTTTCACACATTCAAATGCTGCAGAAACTAGGTATAAAAACCACCGGTGCTATCTTGAACAAGGTATACCATGATAAAATAGCAGAAAATGCATCAAATTATATTAAAAAAACCACAGGACTGGACTGGGTGGCCAGTGTTCCCAAAGCCCAGCTGGCAGTACGTGGTGGAACTCCTGAAGTGGAACTCAAACTGGAAGACTTCTGCTTGAAGGCCATGGAAACAGTTGAAAAATACGTTAGTGTTGATGAAATCCTGAAAATGGCTCAAAAACCACAATTTACTGGTTATTGTTCTTACGAAGACATTTTAGCTATTTATCTATCTTAA
- a CDS encoding DUF120 domain-containing protein: MEIKGKIISGTHKGSYFMSLEAYQEEFQKKLKFKPFPGTLNLEISKENAGLIHDLHDRIGVIKGTGNYGDVKFLPAKLNGIVDGAILFPIKTQHPSEILEFVAEENLRNKFKFNDGDKATLKID; this comes from the coding sequence ATGGAAATTAAAGGTAAAATTATCTCAGGAACCCATAAGGGTAGTTATTTTATGTCTTTAGAAGCCTACCAGGAGGAATTCCAGAAAAAACTTAAATTTAAACCATTTCCTGGTACCCTTAATCTGGAAATCTCCAAAGAAAATGCCGGCTTAATCCATGATTTACATGATAGGATTGGAGTCATCAAGGGGACTGGTAACTATGGAGATGTTAAATTCCTCCCAGCAAAACTCAACGGAATAGTTGATGGGGCTATTTTGTTCCCTATTAAAACCCAACACCCATCAGAAATTTTGGAATTCGTTGCTGAGGAAAATCTTCGAAATAAATTTAAATTTAATGATGGAGACAAAGCTACGTTAAAAATAGATTAA
- a CDS encoding heparan-alpha-glucosaminide N-acetyltransferase, whose translation MTDLNKRFWEIDVLRGLAILMMITYHLVFDLTYFGIFPFNVSSGIWWWFARTTAFIFLFLVGISLTLSYTRAERIGSQKEKKILFPKYLKRGVKIFSLGLLITLVTWIFIPEDFIVFGVLHFIGIAIILEYPFLKKKYTNLILGIIFIFSGFFLAQFTVSYPWLLWLGLKPAEFVTVDYFPLLPWLGVVSLGIFAGKTLYPNYERRFHLPELSKNLFTGIFSFLGRHSLLIYLIHQPILILILYLMGVLDLGNLFQFINS comes from the coding sequence ATGACTGATTTAAACAAACGTTTCTGGGAAATAGATGTCCTGCGAGGCCTGGCAATACTGATGATGATTACCTATCATCTGGTCTTTGATCTTACTTACTTTGGGATATTCCCATTTAACGTTTCATCTGGAATTTGGTGGTGGTTCGCCAGAACAACTGCCTTCATATTCCTGTTCCTGGTGGGAATTTCCCTTACTCTGAGTTACACCCGGGCCGAACGCATAGGTTCTCAAAAGGAAAAAAAGATCCTTTTCCCAAAATATCTCAAAAGGGGAGTTAAAATATTTTCTCTGGGGTTACTAATCACCCTGGTAACATGGATTTTCATACCCGAGGATTTCATAGTATTTGGAGTACTGCATTTCATTGGAATAGCAATAATCCTGGAATATCCATTTTTAAAGAAAAAATACACAAACCTAATCCTTGGAATCATTTTCATATTTAGTGGTTTTTTCCTGGCCCAGTTCACAGTCAGCTATCCCTGGCTGTTATGGTTAGGTTTAAAACCTGCAGAATTTGTAACCGTGGATTACTTCCCATTACTACCCTGGCTGGGAGTGGTTTCTCTGGGTATTTTTGCAGGGAAAACACTTTACCCCAATTATGAAAGAAGATTTCACCTTCCAGAACTTTCCAAAAACCTATTTACAGGGATATTCAGCTTTTTAGGCCGGCATTCACTGCTGATTTACCTCATACACCAGCCCATTCTCATACTGATACTGTACCTCATGGGTGTACTTGATCTGGGAAATTTATTTCAGTTTATAAATTCATAG
- the gatA gene encoding Asp-tRNA(Asn)/Glu-tRNA(Gln) amidotransferase subunit GatA, with product MNILEKSQSIKNHELTSEENLETFIKQIEEHNPNIRAFVELNYDEARKRANEIDDKIKNGQKVGKLAGMVVGIKSNINVEDFHITAASRTLENYQGSYDATVVRRIKAEDGIIIGMTNMDEFAAGSSTETSFFGHTDNPAAPGRIPGGSSGGSAAAVAARMCDLALGSDTGGSIRNPASHCGVMGFKPTYGAVSRQGLLDLAMSFDQIGPFSRDASGIALMLEVIAGEDRRECTTIDWNVPEFTSSSTDPENALKGMKLGVVKEFFEVTDGPIVNIIEDRINQMQEAGTEVVELNFDYLKLCLPTYYLINYVEFFSATRKYDGRKYGERIEEVCGDEVLRRIQMGSYISQKEFSGKYYNKALQARSLIRREITGLLKDVDVLVGPTVPKLPHKLGTSLEPMEMYAYDILTVMANLAGIPAASTPAGDVKGIPVGMQFQAKPLDDEKIVKLMAAQERLN from the coding sequence ATGAATATTTTGGAAAAATCACAATCAATCAAGAATCATGAATTAACTTCAGAAGAGAATCTGGAAACTTTCATAAAACAAATTGAAGAACATAATCCTAATATAAGGGCATTTGTTGAACTTAACTATGATGAAGCCCGGAAAAGGGCCAATGAAATTGATGATAAAATAAAAAACGGGCAGAAGGTTGGAAAACTGGCTGGTATGGTGGTGGGAATCAAGAGCAACATCAATGTTGAGGACTTCCATATCACTGCTGCCTCCCGGACACTGGAAAACTATCAGGGCAGCTACGATGCCACGGTTGTTCGCCGTATAAAAGCTGAAGATGGGATTATAATTGGAATGACCAACATGGATGAATTCGCTGCTGGAAGTTCCACAGAAACATCTTTCTTCGGGCACACAGACAACCCTGCAGCTCCAGGCCGCATACCAGGGGGATCCAGTGGAGGCAGTGCAGCAGCAGTTGCCGCCAGAATGTGTGACCTGGCTTTGGGCTCGGATACCGGGGGATCCATACGCAACCCTGCCTCCCACTGTGGGGTGATGGGTTTCAAACCAACTTATGGTGCAGTGAGCAGGCAGGGACTTCTGGATCTGGCCATGAGTTTCGATCAAATTGGTCCATTTTCCAGGGATGCCAGTGGTATAGCGTTAATGTTGGAAGTAATTGCCGGAGAGGACCGTCGAGAGTGCACGACCATCGACTGGAATGTACCGGAGTTCACTTCATCCAGCACTGATCCTGAAAATGCACTTAAAGGCATGAAGCTGGGTGTAGTAAAGGAATTTTTCGAGGTCACTGATGGGCCCATAGTTAATATTATTGAAGATCGCATTAACCAGATGCAGGAGGCAGGGACAGAAGTAGTTGAATTAAACTTCGATTATCTTAAATTATGCCTACCTACCTACTACCTCATAAACTATGTGGAGTTCTTCTCAGCCACCAGGAAGTACGATGGTCGAAAGTACGGGGAACGCATTGAAGAAGTGTGTGGAGACGAAGTACTGCGCAGGATACAGATGGGATCCTACATCAGCCAGAAAGAATTCAGTGGCAAATACTACAATAAAGCATTACAGGCCCGTTCACTTATAAGGAGGGAAATCACCGGACTCCTGAAAGACGTGGATGTACTGGTAGGACCAACAGTTCCTAAACTCCCCCATAAACTGGGCACATCACTGGAACCAATGGAAATGTATGCTTATGACATTCTGACGGTTATGGCCAACTTGGCAGGCATACCTGCAGCCAGTACTCCAGCAGGGGATGTGAAGGGAATACCGGTGGGAATGCAGTTCCAGGCCAAACCACTGGATGATGAAAAAATAGTAAAGTTAATGGCAGCTCAGGAACGGTTGAACTAA
- a CDS encoding thioredoxin fold domain-containing protein — translation MPYLICEDCGNYYELEEGESPEDFQLECDCGGELGYYSTKYDYYKNHRSKPDSQIKSGQESPENKENRNKGFFSTLDAQSKGFIAVGIFGVIILILLFGLSGISSSISPSYLDMMPPEIQAAHAPILVVLYAPRCSACRQFESETLNNPDVQQKLSAYSVMKINVDSSPEQASRFNSNVIPTMVLLDANGKEIRRNVGYMTSSDFIKFLKT, via the coding sequence ATGCCCTATTTGATCTGTGAAGATTGTGGAAATTACTATGAACTGGAAGAAGGGGAATCTCCTGAAGACTTCCAACTGGAATGTGATTGTGGAGGTGAGTTAGGTTACTACTCAACCAAATACGATTACTATAAAAACCACAGGAGTAAACCGGATTCTCAAATCAAATCGGGGCAGGAATCTCCTGAAAATAAAGAAAATCGAAATAAAGGATTTTTTAGTACATTAGATGCTCAATCAAAGGGTTTTATTGCAGTGGGCATATTTGGGGTTATTATTTTAATCTTACTATTTGGTTTATCCGGGATATCTTCTTCAATAAGTCCATCTTACCTGGATATGATGCCTCCTGAAATTCAGGCAGCTCATGCCCCCATATTGGTGGTATTGTATGCTCCCAGATGTTCGGCCTGCAGGCAATTTGAGTCAGAAACTCTTAACAACCCTGATGTTCAGCAAAAGTTATCTGCATATTCAGTTATGAAGATAAACGTCGACAGCAGTCCAGAACAGGCTAGTCGGTTTAATTCCAATGTTATTCCTACCATGGTACTCCTTGATGCTAATGGTAAAGAAATACGTAGAAATGTGGGGTACATGACTTCCAGTGATTTTATAAAGTTCTTAAAAACATAG